The Vitis vinifera cultivar Pinot Noir 40024 chromosome 7, ASM3070453v1 genomic interval CAAGTTCAGAAAAGAGTTATTTTCCAGTGCAGGTCATATCCTGCACCACCCGTCCATGCTTTAGCGCATTGAGTACCCTGAAATACAATGCAGATTCTTTACTGTAAATAAAACTCTGTGAATACACTTAGTATGTCTATGCTGTTGACTTAGCCTCTCCTGTAAATAAATTTCTGTTAACTAGTCAATGAAGGACCAAATTCCTCCTTAAAAATGTCCTTTTTTATCTCAACTATGTATTATGTATCTATACTGGCATATGTTCCAAAGGCATGGTCTGGTTgacattttgaaaatataattgcTTTAGTTTTGTTCTCAAGCTAAGCACATTCCTCATGCTAACCAAATAgtattctatttcttttctttgcttttctttgttttccaaGACTTGAGCCTCACGTTTCTTTGTTTCTCTGAATTCCTATATAAACTGTTCATCGTTGATTCTCTTTATGGCTCCCTTTTTGCAGGGTGCTTTAAGcaattttctctcttcttctgaGAATCAAACAGGCTTTGGTTCCCCAAAAGCTGCAAAAGAAAAGGTTGAAAATTTTCAGTGTTGGagaaaaattggttttaatCAACCAAAGTTCTTATTCTTTCTCTAGCCTCTATCTGCCTTTGTTATCTGTCTCTTTGCCCACAGGGAGAAGCGTACTTCAAATTCATGGTGTGGTGATTTGAAATTATCATTTTACCCTAGTTTTTGCTTTCCTTCTACAGTATTTTGTGATCTTTGCATATACCCAGATGGATAATGTGAAGTCCCCTCTCACTGTTCTGAGCCATAGaaagtaatatataattttcttaaaaaatatttttatttttattaaatacatttgttgtattaattttatcttttaaagaaatacaaaatagTTGTCACTCGAAATTTGGGTCTTCATTTAATACTGAAATCACAATATACACgtataattaatttaagttgATATGGTGAAACCAATTCCCATTTCCATCCCAGCAAGGCTTCAAATGAGCTAAACACTTCAAAGGGCCCAAAATTATAATCgtggtttttttaattaaaaaagtgggttttatgatattaattaaatcataaaaaaggaaaaaaaataagggaGGGGGGGAGAGGGGAAGGGGTTTATGAGAATTAATTAAATGattaagagggaaaaaaaatgaaaaagggaagGTGGTGGTGTTGATACATGTAGGATGGAGCTGGCAAAATATGAGACAATCCAGATGGTGACTTTGTGGATGACCAGAGGGTCCAACACTTATTTCTGAGCGAAGTTTGCTCCTCTCCATCATCCCAATACGAGACATGAGACACATTCTTCTCCTTCACGTTGCCCCTCAAAATCTTTCTTTCTGTTTCACACTTTTTTTCCCCCTTCCCATTGCTCTAATGGCTTCCAtgtcttctttctctctcccagTTTAGAGAGAGAAGCTTGCATGCCCATCATTTGTCTGTCTATAGGGAGAGAATTTTGAAAGATCAGAAAGGAAAGGATGTTACAAAGAGCAGCAAGCAATGCATATTCATGGTGGTGGGCAAGCCACATTAGAACTAAGCAATCTAAATGGCTTGAACAACATCTTCAAGGtacttttcttcttcaactacAACTTGGGGTTTCAATGCATTTCCTCCAAAACACATTGTATAAGCCTGAAACATAAATTTTTGTGGAATTCATATCCAAGATGTGGGTCCCCAtgattctcttttcttttttcacaagTCCCCAAATGCACAAACATGTTTCTAGCTCTAGACAATGTTGATTGCATTTTCAAATCAAGTCTGTGTTTGTGGATTATAATTGAGGTTTTTGTTCATGATTGCTAGGTTTTGGGAATCTTCCTCTTTAGAACAATGTTATTGTTTGAATTTATTCAATTCTATGGGGTCTAAATTATGAGTTTGAGAGAGAAGTTTTATCTGCCCAATCCTTAGGCCTAGCCTAGCTGTTCAGGAAAACAAAATCCCTTTTACTTGTTTATGTATAATGCCATTACCCATGCAAAATCCATTGACAACCGTTTTAGAAATATTCACTTCCATTTCAACAGTGGATGAAAGAGAAGTTGAAATCAGAAGCAAAACACCACCGAGTAAATTGGCTGGTATGGAGAGTCATGAGCTCCATGTCTACATGTGGTTTCAGTTAATTATATTTAGATTTCATTGAATTACAGATATGGAAGAGAAAGTTCAAAACATGCTTAAACTCATTCAGGAGGATGGAGACTCATTTGCCAAGAGGGCAGAAATGTATTACAAGAGAAGGCCAGAGCTGATAAACTTTGTGGAAGAGACTTACAAATCTTACAGAGCCTTGGCTGAAAGGTATGACAAAATATCGACGGAGCTGCAAAATGCCAACAACACCCTTGCTTCTATTTTTCCAGAACAGGTCCAGTTTGCAatggatgaagatgatgaagattgCACACCTCAATGCCGAAAGGAGTGTCGAGAACTCTCACAATCCAACGCTCCGCAGGTTCCCAAGGCTCCCGGCAAAAAAGATGTGAAGGGTCTGCTAACATTAGCCACAAAGAAGTTGCAacagaagaaaataaaagcgGCAGCTCCTGCCGTTCCAAAATCTGGTCTGACCAAACCTGAGGCACTCAAAGAGATTGACAGGCTTCAAAAAGGGATTCTGGCCCTACAAACTGAGAAGGAGTTTGTAAAGAGCTCTTATGAAATCGGGCTTGCCAAGTACTGGGAAATTGAGAAGCAGATCACTGAAATGCAAGAGAAAAATAGCAGACTGCAAGACGAATTCAATGCCAGTTTGGCCATCGAGGACGAAGACGCTCGTAATCTGATGGCCACCACTGCTTTGAGGTCATGCCAAATGACTTTGGATAATTTGCAGAAGACACAAGAGGAGACAGTTGAGGAAGTAAAAATGGGGCGCCAAAGGATCACTGAGGCTCGGGAGAAGTTGGATTCTTTCAAAAACAATCAAGAGAAACCTTGTGACAACCATAAATCCACAGGAGCGGAAGAAACATTAGAAAGCTTAGATGAAGAAGTGGGGAGTGCAACACAAGAGGAGGGACAAGAATTGGAGTTgttgaggaagaagatgaaggagcaGTTTGAAATGGGGTTGAATCCATCTCTCACAATGACGGAAATGGCAGAAAAGATTGATGAGCTCGTGAATAAGGTGATCAGCTTACAAACTGTTGTCTCATCTCAGACTGCTCTTGTAAAGAGATTGAGAACAGAAACTGGTGAGcttcaaacaaaaattgaaagcaTGGAAGATGATAAGGATACTCTCACCGGTAGTGTGAAAAATTTGGGGCACAATCTGAGAGAATTGGAGAAAAAGCTGCATGGAATTCAGGATCCAAACCAAAATGTTGAATCCCGGAATAACAACCTCCAAACACATTTCACTGAAGCACATCGTAATCTTGATCAACTTTTTGAGACACTGCAAAGTGGGAAGGAAGTTGACGAGCTTGAGGTCAAAGGCTTGTCACAACACAAGGAGGCATCCATAGCTGAACTGGAATCTCAAAAGGAGTTAAAGAAACAAGAAGACATACCAAATCATGGTGATCATTCAGAAAAACTGCATAACATGAGGCAAGGTGTGGAGCTCGAGGCTAAGGTCTCACTACAGAAGGAACAGGGATCTTTAGTTGAAGCTGAACCACAGGAGAAGTCTGGAGAACAAGATAAACCGATATCCAGAAATGCTTTTCAGAAAGATGAGAAAGGTAAACCAGAAGAGACAGTTAGTCGATCAGAGGCAAAAAGTGATCCTGATAATCATTCTGAGAAATGTCAGGGTCTGAAACTGCAGGATGAAGCTGATAAGAAAGATTCATCCCTGATAGTAAACAATCCTCTCATCATCAAAGCACAAGAGCAGAAAACAGAACAAGAAGATGAGCCAAACTGGAAGCAGCTGTTCTTGGATGGGATGAAGGATAGAGAAAAAACTCTATTGGCTGAGTATACtgcaattcttaaaaattacaaagaaGTCAAGCAGAAGCTCAGTGAAGTAGAGAAGAAAACAACAGTGCAGGTAAAAGAATTGGAGAGTGCCAATGCCAAGAAGGATGAAGACATTCAATCTTTACATCAGGAATCAAGCCTTCTGCGGGTAAATCTGGATGAAGAAAAGGACTTGAGAAAATCTAAAGATTCAGACCACCAACCAGCCTCTACTCTATCAGGTGATCAAAATGTTGAACCCAAAGCAAGAACCGAAGAAGAAACTTCAGCTGTGGCTCCAAAACCAACTGAAAACAAAGAGGATGATGAAGAAGATATCAAGGTAATTCTAATTGATCAAGCTCAACCCATGTCAATGACTGAAGAACGCTTCCGGACAAACATCGATACACTGCTAGAGGAGAACCTGAACTTCTGGTTAAGATTCAGCACCTCAGTTCATCAGATACAGAAATTTCAGACTGAAGTGGAGGATTTACAGACTGAAATATCAAAACTTAAGGAAAAAGTAAAGAAGAAACAGGATGGAAGTGCTTCTATAGACCCCTCTGTGAAATCAGATGCCCGGCCAATTTACAAACACCTAAGAGAGATACAGACTGAACTATCAGTCTGGCTGGAGCAAAATGCATTACTGAAAGAGGAATTGCAACAAAGATTTTCATCTTTGTGCAACATTCAAGAAGATATATCAAGAACTTTGAAGGAAGGTCCTGGAGATGAAGAAATCAAGTTTACTAGTTATCAAGCAGCAAAGTTGCAAGGTGAGGTCATGAACATGCAACAGGAGAACAACAAGGTTGCAGGTGAACTGCAAGCAGGTTTAGATCATGTAAGAGGACTCCAAACCAAAGTCGAGAAGACTTTGACAAAGTTGAATGAAGAATTTGGACTTGCTGGGTCAAAGAACAATAATCATATCCAGCTGACACACTCAACAAGCCGGGGGCGAGTTCCTTTACAGTCATTTATT includes:
- the LOC100853146 gene encoding protein NETWORKED 2D, with amino-acid sequence MLQRAASNAYSWWWASHIRTKQSKWLEQHLQDMEEKVQNMLKLIQEDGDSFAKRAEMYYKRRPELINFVEETYKSYRALAERYDKISTELQNANNTLASIFPEQVQFAMDEDDEDCTPQCRKECRELSQSNAPQVPKAPGKKDVKGLLTLATKKLQQKKIKAAAPAVPKSGLTKPEALKEIDRLQKGILALQTEKEFVKSSYEIGLAKYWEIEKQITEMQEKNSRLQDEFNASLAIEDEDARNLMATTALRSCQMTLDNLQKTQEETVEEVKMGRQRITEAREKLDSFKNNQEKPCDNHKSTGAEETLESLDEEVGSATQEEGQELELLRKKMKEQFEMGLNPSLTMTEMAEKIDELVNKVISLQTVVSSQTALVKRLRTETGELQTKIESMEDDKDTLTGSVKNLGHNLRELEKKLHGIQDPNQNVESRNNNLQTHFTEAHRNLDQLFETLQSGKEVDELEVKGLSQHKEASIAELESQKELKKQEDIPNHGDHSEKLHNMRQGVELEAKVSLQKEQGSLVEAEPQEKSGEQDKPISRNAFQKDEKGKPEETVSRSEAKSDPDNHSEKCQGLKLQDEADKKDSSLIVNNPLIIKAQEQKTEQEDEPNWKQLFLDGMKDREKTLLAEYTAILKNYKEVKQKLSEVEKKTTVQVKELESANAKKDEDIQSLHQESSLLRVNLDEEKDLRKSKDSDHQPASTLSGDQNVEPKARTEEETSAVAPKPTENKEDDEEDIKVILIDQAQPMSMTEERFRTNIDTLLEENLNFWLRFSTSVHQIQKFQTEVEDLQTEISKLKEKVKKKQDGSASIDPSVKSDARPIYKHLREIQTELSVWLEQNALLKEELQQRFSSLCNIQEDISRTLKEGPGDEEIKFTSYQAAKLQGEVMNMQQENNKVAGELQAGLDHVRGLQTKVEKTLTKLNEEFGLAGSKNNNHIQLTHSTSRGRVPLQSFIFGVKPKKQKPSIFSCMNPSLHRKYHHMKAGLPM